Part of the Prunus dulcis unplaced genomic scaffold, ALMONDv2, whole genome shotgun sequence genome is shown below.
AACATGTTTGATgcgatcatgttgaactggatttTGTACAATAGCTATTGCAGcattgttgtcacaaaagagattcattacAGATGTAtgtttatacccaagttcagtaagcaacctCTTTAACCAAATGAGTTCGCAAATTCCTTTGGTCATACCTTTGAACTCAACTTCTACATCGGATAAGGCGACCACcttctgtttctttcttctccatgtaaccaaattacctcccacgaatgtcaAGTAACCGGATATGGATTTCCTATCTGTTAAATTTCCTGCCTAATCTACATTTGtgtaaccatcaatattcagATGACCATGTTTTGacaacataagtcctttttcgggtgcagacttcaaatatctaagtatccgaataactgcattcatgtggtcttcactcgaagaatgcataaattgactgacgacgctcaccgcataagcaatgtctggccTAATATGAGACAAGTAGATCAATCTTCctactaacctttggtatctttctttgttagttggaacttgatcgaGGCATTCTCCGTGaagatgattctgaacaataggagtgtctaTAGATTTGCAATCTCCGTGAAATATGCCTCGTTGTGATCGGGCCACCTCAAtccccaaaaaatatttgagtCCACCCAGattcttcatctcaaattcagtAGCCAAATAGTCTTGTAGCCGATTTACTTTATGTTTATCATTCCTAGTAATAATCATGTcgtcaacatagattattaaaactgttaccttccctttttgATGTTACAAACCATATGAGTTACTCTGTCCAAACCATGCATGTGGTGATTGTTTCAGTCCATACAATGCCTTTCGTAATTTGCATactgttccagtctgagtagtattatatccatgAGGAATGTCCATatacacctcctccgtgagttctCCATGTATGAaggcattctttacatcaaactagTGTAGAGGCCAGTCCAAATTAGCTGCGATGGATAATAAGACTCTGACTGTGTTCAATTTTGCAATTGGGGCAAATGTTTCTTCATAATCTATGCCATAAGTCTGTGTGTACCATTtcgccacaagtcttgccttatatcgctcgatagatccatcagCATTATGTTTTAgggtaaacacccatctacatccgacagtcttttttttctcatagTAAAGTTTCCAGTGTCCAAATCTGATTCTTCTCAAGAGATTTCATCTCTTCCTTTATAGCTTGaacccacttaggatctttaAATGCTTCAGCAACCTTGGTTGGGATATGAATAGCAGACAATTAATGCACAACGACCTTAAGTGGTTCAAACAGCTTCTCAATGGATACATGATTCGCAATTAGATACTTTGAAGTCCTGCTAATATTGGGTGAATAACGATTTGGTGGCTTTCCACGATTCTGCCTGGAAGGTAATTGGTATCCAATAGATTTATCCTCTAAATTCACGAGTgtagtaggagtagttacctcaatgatattctcaggagattggtctattggtactgttgagttagaggtggggtcttcatcttgttgttctatattgtctgtaggtgtgGGACTTGAATTAGAAATATCTTCACAAggatcaggtgggtcaggcGTTTGATCTCTATGAATGGGTGATTGATCGCTTTTTGGTagagagtaatctcgtgctcTAGATTTGGGACGATCGatcattttccaagttgctccaattttgctcttcacttcgtatctccccctgaagtgtAAAATTGaatgatgggtcatggaagaacagctcaTATTCCAAAAAtgtcacatccaaagtgacataggtacgtcgggtaggagggtgataacagcggtagcctttctgatgaatggcataacccacaaaaacagaACGAAGCGCACagggatcaagtttgctacaTTGATTTTTGAGGAGATGAACGACAGCtacacatccaaagattcagcgtgtgagtaccaaaacagagGGCAAAGgtctgtgttgtgcaagcacTTGTAAGAGAATTTTAAAGGTCAATACGccagaaggcatgcggttgatcaAGTGAACTGCGGTGACAATAATATCATCCTagtgatggcgaggaacatgagcaccaatcagaagtgctcggACTGTTTCAAGCAGATGTCAATTCTTTCGTTCatcaacaccattttgttgctGTGTCTGAGGACAAGTATTCCCATGGATAATgccatgttgttggaagtaagtctgaaagtcatgattgacaaattcttcACCATTGTCTGAGCAgagaatctggatttgagcattaaactgagttttcGTCTGTTTGTGAAATGACTGAAAACGGAaaaacacttcgtttttattctttagCAAATTAAGCCATGCCATCCGTGTATAATCATATATGAATGTAACAAACCACTgaacaccagaaggagcagtgataggTGAAGGTCCCTAAACATCATAGTGAATTAATGTAAACGGAGTAGTACACTTGGGATAGGGTACACgatgactcttggccaaaatacaagtatcacatgtgaagtcggagtccttgaaacctgagaataaatctggtataagatgcttcatataactaaaagacggatgtcccaatcgacAGTGCCACAAatagatttgcttttgttcgCTATCAAAGAGATGCGTCACACTGTTAGCCATGAcgggactgaagtcatctacataatatagccccctctcttagtaccacgaccgAGAATCCCCTCAGTGTGAATATCCTAAAGCGAAAAAAAAACTCGGctaaatgagtacacaacaattcaattgttcagtaagctgactaactgacaacaatttattggataaagatggaacaagtaaagtattagacagtgAGAGATAAGATGAGAGCGCAACGGTGCCAACCCCTGCCATAAGATAAGTAACTCCATTGGCATTAGCAATACAAGTTCGTCGAGGTTatgtagtattcagaaaattaTCAGGATCAAATGCCATATGACCAGTTGCACgggaatcaattatccagttctggaatcaatcttatcggaagTATGGAATCTATAACCAGTAACTTACTGGTCGTATCGCTTTGTGTTCGATCTTTAAGAGTAGCCCACCAGTCGGGGTAGCCAtgcaatttaaaacaagtctcacgAGTGTGTCTCGTATCACCATAATTTGTGCAATCTCGTCCATGTGTCAGGGTCATTAATCTGGAAGTCACAATCTGTGCAGCGaaagatgcataggatataGGTTTAGTAGGAATTCGAATCGGAATCTGAGCCTGGGTCGGGGTCGGAGTCAGAGTCGAAGTCAGAATTTgggtctgaatcagagacaaattcaGGGTTGGGGTCATCCTCAGAGTCAGGGTCATGGTCATCATCagagtcggggtcggggtcgtcatCGAAGTCAAGGTTGGGGTTGTCATAGTTgtagtcggggtcggggtctaGGTCGTCAAAATAGGATCCTTGTTCAGGATCAGGTTCAGGGTCATCAATATAGGATCTTGATTCAGAATCGGATTTGGGGTCAAAGTCTGTAGGAGCTGAGCCATTTGAGCACTCAACTTGACTATGGTTGgttgagaaagagaggagtctccatgagggttgaaaaaatcatcaacccccatagctGCGAGGGTTTGAAACgagagtcagcaattccaatATCGCCGCTCTGATatcatgctaaaatatgagaactatgagagaatatttatttgtgggaattttttgtgtattcttctccttgtatgaggtcatatttataatacaacgaacaTGAATaagcaagtaaataataaattcctatttttatttacagtaggaaattaggaattaaagtaaatcaaatataattataatgggaatccttggtgtgtaaggaaagaaaGTGAATGGttcacaagtcacgccaacaaaaaaaaccccaatGCACCAATTTTACACAAGTTCTCTTAAATCATCACAAATGCCGAAAATTAAGtgaacaataaataaaataaaatgtattcAACATCTAACGCAGACCTTCAATTCTGGGAAACAGAAAGATGaatgaatgttttttttacaaaaaatatatcaaaataaatcaaacccaaaaaaaccacAGCACTCAATatttaacaattaaaaaaaattggaagaaacaagaacagagaaattagttttttttaaaaaaaaaatcagaagagaggagagacaATAGAGATGACGTGAAGCAGTTGAGGGAGACGATGCGAGAGGGAAGATGCGAGGGAGACGACCTGAAGTGGGAGACAACACGATGAAAACGACCTGAAAAGGGAGACTTCACGTTTGGCAAGAGGTAGCCGATGAAGAGAGTCTTTGAAACCCATGTCTCGACGTGGGTTTTGATATTCAGCATATGCTGGATTCATATCCTAAGCAAAAATTTAAGTCCAAGTCAGTGTGTGATGTAATTAAGCCCACCAAACAACAAACTAGATCCATGttcattttaattgaaaaagtcTCATTCAGTGCAGCCCACCAAACAGTAACATAGATTTCAAAGTGATCTAATGGTGTGTTTGGATTAGGGAAAtaaacttgggattttgacaaaacttagaatttctaaattgacaTGAACCAATTCCCGtgtttggattaaaaaaatatataaattt
Proteins encoded:
- the LOC117613724 gene encoding clumping factor B-like → MGFKDSLHRLPLAKREVSLFSQVECSNGSAPTDFDPKSDSESRSYIDDPEPDPEQGSYFDDLDPDPDYNYDNPNLDFDDDPDPDSDDDHDPDSEDDPNPEFVSDSDPNSDFDSDSDPDPGSDSDSNSY